The proteins below are encoded in one region of Mus caroli chromosome 10, CAROLI_EIJ_v1.1, whole genome shotgun sequence:
- the Taar5 gene encoding trace amine-associated receptor 5, with product MRAVLLPGSEEQPTAFCYQVNGSCPRTVHPLAIQVVIYLACAVGVLITVLGNLFVVFAVSYFKVLHTPTNFLLLSLALADMLLGLLVLPLSTVRSVESCWFFGDFLCRLHTYLDTLFCLTSIFHLCFISIDRHCAICDPLLYPSKFTVRTALRYIVAGWGIPAAYTAFFLYTDVVERALSQWLEEMPCVGSCQLLFNKFWGWLNFPAFFVPCLIMISLYLKIFVVATRQAQQIRTLSQSLAGAVKRERKAAKTLGIAVGIYLVCWLPFTVDTLVDSLLNFITPPLVFDIFIWFAYFNSACNPIIYVFSYRWFRKALKLLLSREIFSPRTPTVDLYHD from the coding sequence ATGAGAGCTGTCCTCCTCCCGGGCTCTGAAGAGCAGCCTACAGCGTTCTGCTACCAGGTGAATGGGTCTTGCCCCAGGACAGTCCACCCACTGGCCATCCAGGTCGTCATCTACCTGGCCTGCGCAGTGGGTGTGCTGATCACAGTCCTGGGGAATTTGTTTGTGGTGTTTGCAGTGTCCTACTTTAAAGTGCTCCACACCCCCACCAACTTCCTGCTgctctccctggccctggcagaCATGTTGCTAGGTCTGCTGGTGCTGCCCCTGAGCACAGTCCGCTCTGTGGAGAGCTGCTGGTTCTTTGGAGACTTCCTGTGCCGTCTGCATACATATCTGGACACGCTGTTCTGTCTCACCTCCATCTTCCATCTCTGTTTTATTTCCATTGACCGTCATTGTGCCATCTGTGACCCCCTGCTCTATCCCTCCAAGTTTACAGTCAGGACAGCCCTCCGCTACATCGTGGCAGGGTGGGGGATACCAGCAGCCTACACTGCCTTCTTCCTCTACACAGATGTGGTAGAGAGAGCACTCAGCCAGTGGCTAGAAGAGATGCCTTGTGTGGGCAGCTGCCAGCTGCTGTTCAATAAGTTCTGGGGTTGGTTAAACTTCCCTGCATTTTTTGTTCCCTGCCTAATCATGATCAGCTTGTACCTGAAGATCTTTGTGGTCGCTACCAGGCAGGCTCAGCAGATCAGAACTCTGAGCCAAAGCTTGGCTGGGGCTgtcaagagggaaagaaaagctgCCAAGACGCTGGGCATTGCTGTGGGCATCTACCTTGTGTGCTGGCTTCCCTTTACTGTTGACACACTGGTGGACAGCCTTCTTAACTTCATCACCCCACCCCTGGTCTTTGACATCTTTATCTGGTTTGCTTATTTCAATtcagcctgtaatcccatcatCTACGTCTTCTCCTACCGGTGGTTTAGGAAGGCACTGAAACTGCTCCTGAGCCGGGAGATCTTCTCACCACGGACACCGACTGTTGATTTATACCATGACTGA